One Mugil cephalus isolate CIBA_MC_2020 chromosome 8, CIBA_Mcephalus_1.1, whole genome shotgun sequence genomic window carries:
- the ctu1 gene encoding cytoplasmic tRNA 2-thiolation protein 1 — protein sequence MPVMCSSCTEKRAVLKRPKTSHSLCKECFFWAFEEEVHQTIAAAQLFKPGETVAIAASGGKDSTVLAHVMKLLNERYNYGLELMLLSVDEGISGYRDDSLETVKRNQQQYELPLKIVSYEELYGWTMDAIVKQVGLKNNCTFCGVFRRQALDRGALMLKVDKICTGHNADDVAETVLMNVLRGDVARLRRCTAISTASEGEGVVPRCKPLKYAYEKEIVLYAYFKKLDYFSTECIYSPNAYRGYARTFLKDLESIRPSTIVDIIHSGETLSVREGVKMPVQGNCSRCGYISSQALCKSCVLLEGLNRGLPKLGIGKHHRLHDKILSQQPFTENEERKLKSVEF from the exons ATGCCTGttatgtgcagcagctgcactGAGAAACGTGCTGTGCTGAAACGTCCAAAAACCAGCCACTCGCTCTGTAAGGAGTGTTTCTTCTGGGCCTTTGAGGAGGAGGTACATCAGACCATAGCGGCTGCACAGCTATTCAAACCTGGGGAGACGGTAGCAATCGCAGCCTCAGGAGGAAAAGACTCCACCGTGCTTGCACATGTTATGAAACTCCTAAATGAGCGCTACAACTATGGCCTTGAGCTTATGCTTCTCTCAGTGGACGAGGGAATCAGTGGTTACCGAGATGACTCTTTGGAGACAGTGAAGAGGAATCAGCAGCAGTATGAGCTTCCGCTGAAGATTGTCTCGTATGAGGAGCTCTATGGCTGGACTATGGATGCTATAGTGAAGCAGGTAGGACTGAAAAATAACTGCACCTTCTGTGGTGTGTTCAGAAGACAAGCCTTAGACAGAGGAGCCCTCATGCTGAAGGTGGACAAGATATGTACAG GCCACAATGCTGATGATGTGGCGGAGACTGTTTTGATGAACGTCTTGCGAGGCGACGTGGCTCGACTGCGCCGCTGCACTGCCATCTCCACGGCCAGCGAGGGCGAAGGGGTTGTGCCACGCTGCAAGCCTCTCAAATATGCTTATGAAAAAGAAATTGTCCTGTATGCTTACTTTAAGAAGTTAGACTACTTTTCTACTGAGTGCATCTATTCTCCCAATGCTTATCGTGGCTATGCAAGGACTTTTTTAAAGGACCTGGAGAGTATAAGGCCAAGCACCATTGTGGACATCATCCACTCCGGGGAGACACTGTCTGTCCGGGAAGGAGTGAAGATGCCTGTCCAGGGAAACTGCAGCCGCTGTGGCTACATCTCAAGCCAGGCGCTGTGCAAGTCATGTGTGCTGTTGGAGGGCCTGAACCGAGGTCTGCCTAAGCTGGGAATAGGCAAGCACCACCGCCTGCATGATAAAATCCTCTCCCAGCAGCCTTTTACTGAGAATGAGGAGAGAAAGCTGAAGTCAGTGGAGTTTTGA
- the crybb2 gene encoding beta-crystallin B2, translating to MATDHQNPASKQQQPGGSGFKLVIYEQENFQGRCHELTGPCNNLQEAGVEKVGSILVLCGPWVGYEQASCKGEQYVFEKGEYPRWDSWTNSRHSDTIAAFRPIKVDSQEHKIVLYENPGFAGKKIEIIDDDVPSFHAHGYQEKVSSVRVQSGTWVGYQYPGYRGFQYLFEKGEYKDNTEFGAQIPQIQSVRRIRDMQWHQRGAFH from the exons ATGGCCACAGACCACCAGAACCCTGcatccaagcagcagcagccaggcGGCAGTGGGTTTAAG CTGGTTATCTATGAGCAGGAAAACTTCCAGGGACGCTGCCATGAGCTGACTGGTCCCTGTAACAACCTCCAGGAAGCAGGCGTGGAGAAAGTGGGCTCCATACTGGTGCTGTGTGGACC aTGGGTGGGATACGAGCAGGCCAGCTGTAAGGGGGAGCAGTATGTGTTTGAGAAGGGGGAGTATCCTCGCTGGGATTCCTGGACCAACAGCAGGCATAGTGACACCATTGCTGCATTCCGCCCGATTAAAGTG GACAGCCAGGAGCACAAGATTGTCCTTTATGAAAACCCCGGCTTTGCAGGGAAGAAGATAGAAATCATAGATGATGATGTCCCCAGCTTTCACGCACACGGCTACCAGGAGAAGGTCTCCTCTGTCCGAGTCCAGAGTGGCAC CTGGGTGGGCTATCAGTATCCTGGCTACAGGGGCTTTCAGTACCTGTTTGAAAAGGGGGAGTACAAGGACAACACCGAATTCGGAGCCCAGATTCCTCAGATCCAGTCAGTTCGGCGCATCAGAGACATGCAGTGGCATCAGAGGGGTGCATTTCATTAG
- the pxnb gene encoding uncharacterized protein pxnb, whose protein sequence is MDDLDALLADLESTTSHISKRPVFLPEETPYSIPTGGHPYQDVSVPPPVPPSPPPPVPPPPSAEALNGSLTDQPDSHHSSQQSLGSAQKSSWSRDSSSSPLSHIEEDHVYSFPNKQKTSDSSTAMSSALGSNLSELDRLLLELNAVQQSSPSFPTTEEAAPPLPSSSITHYENGSGPDILVSPPPQEKPKKNGTRLEEGRPTVKSMLDELECSVPSPSPSLQHGDLDTSSQQQARISASCATRELDELMASLSDFKPSSLGSLLDPAGTFSSSHHPPVTSSVPSPSLSLSQPSACASPLFSLPAGFELHIDEDGGDGGILRPHSSRLLPHSPTSSLSAASDLDLDSVIDVSATMLSSQTKNLLVLSQSASSNFNLMRNGSSPSDTTSPSLTSVNTVLDHKSSKSPSPSVDRASPSATVGKFPACFPDLDFSTTPPSKNFTPPLSVPSPHPVTVSVSPTSAHISSTSSPSPVSPPMDPSGLAFASTSRLLETAPAAQRVSPLSIQQPPVVEPSLDEALDKLLAMSFPQNHATSYLDDQQVKTEAQCLGRGMQEVQEDFILPLDRNSVLPDTFTSATNTITDGSVDGGTDGNGDLDWADEELSMSFHDGLDGTMTPYTERLYTDGSMTPLTEASWMDESMTPSSCPGTPDVALDLPLIQSPNIDRVSASGHIKSVIRRTKETPNVHPMYRDGHLRRKMGPVIVNKNTSQDRLIEELQGKLGIGRSERRRKQSDEWLTDGVIITSKPQRFRPDWGSSEVDKIIIPPESPVPVRKVLSPVSPPTPRRPPVTEEPKQPLIPVQLPPVPIPPPPPPPPSPPPQPSHIQEPIPVAPMHIIKPSPPPAPIQEPPAPKPEPPPPVLNTPTRPPPPVETVPLVPPKVLVSVGCQTEYDPIFSPMQIMAQGKGGVPGGPPTQVNKLDNMLGSLKSDLNKLGVQTVPKGMCGACCKPIVGQVVTAMGRTWHPEHFVCTHCQEEIGSRNFFERDGQPYCEKDYHHLFSPRCYYCNGPILDKVVTALDRTWHPEHFFCAQCGSFFGTEGFHEKDGKAYCRKDYFDMFAPKCGGCTRAILENYISALNSLWHPECFVCRECFTPFVNGSFFEHNGQPFCEVHYHERRGSLCAGCQKPITGRCITAMSKKFHPEHFVCAFCLKQLNKGTFKEQNDKPYCQGCFIKLFS, encoded by the exons ATGGACGATTTAG ACGCGTTGCTGGCGGACCTGGAATCTACTACGTCCCACATCTCAAAACGGCCAGTGTTCTTACCTGAGGAGACCCCCTACTCCATTCCTACGGGAGGACACCCCTACCAAGATGTGTCGGTTCCACCGCCagtccctccttctcccccacctccagtccctcctcctccctcagccgAAGCTCTGAACGGGTCCCTGACAGATCAACCAGACTCCCACCACTCCTCTCAGCAA TCGTTAGGTTCAGCCCAGAAGAGCTCTTGGTCCAGGGACAGCAGCAGTTCTCCATTGTCTCACATTGAAGAGGACCACGTCTACAG TtttccaaacaaacagaagacGTCAGACTCATCAACAGCCATGTCTTCTGCGCTGGGCAGTAACCTCTCAGAGCTCGACAGACTTCTGCTGGAACTCAATGCAGTGCAACAGAGCTCACCTTCATTCCCCACTACAG AGGAGGCAGCTCCACCCTTACCATCCAGCAGCATTACTCACTATGAGAACGGCAGCGGCCCTGACATCTTGGTCAGCCCGCCGCCTCAGGAAAAAcccaagaagaatgggacaaggtTGGAGGAAGGCCGACCCACTGTGAAGAGTATGTTGGACGAGCTCGAGTGCTCGGTGCCTTCACCCAG CCCTTCTCTTCAACACGGTGATTTGGACACATCATCTCAGCAGCAAGCCAGAATTTCAGCTTCCTGTGCCACAAGAGAGCTAGATGAGCTGATGGCCTCTTTGTCTGACTTCAAG CCCAGTTCTTTGGGCTCTCTGCTGGACCCAGCAGGAACATTTTCCAGCTCTCATCATCCTCCAGTCACTTCCTCCgtgccttctccttctcttaGTCTGTCCCAGCCGTCTGCCTGtgcctctcctcttttctctttaccTGCTGGTTTCGAGCTACACATAGATGAGGATGGAGGAGACGGCGGCATATTGAGGCCCCATTCAAGCCGTCTGCTTCCTCACAGTCCTACATCCTCACTTTCTGCAGCCAGTGACCTAGACCTAGACTCTGTCATAGATGTCTCTGCCACCATGCTGTCATCACAGACCAAGAATCTGCTAGTCCTGTCTCAGTCCGCTTCCTCTAACTTCAACCTGATGAGAAATGGCTCAAGTCCTTCAGATACCACCTCCCCCTCACTTACTTCTGTTAACACTGTCCTGGACCACAAGTCCTCTAAGTCCCCTAGTCCATCTGTAGACCGGGCCTCACCCTCAGCTACTGTTGGTAAATTCCCTGCTTGTTTTCCTGACCTTGATTTCTCTACTACACCTCCGTCCAAAAACTtcacccctcctctctccgtTCCTTCACCACACCCTGTCACTGTCTCTgtatctccaacttctgctcataTATCCTCAACATCTTCACCATCTCCTGTCTCTCCACCAATGGACCCCTCTGGACTGGCCTTTGCTAGCACCAGCAGACTGTTGGAGACTGCACCAGCAGCCCAGAGAGTCAGCCCCCTCTCTATACAGCAACCCCCCGTAGTAGAACCTTCTCTGGACGAGGCTCTAGACAAGCTGCTAGCAATGAGTTTTCCACAAAATCATGCAACATCATATCTAGACGATCAACAGGTGAAGACGGAGGCGCAGTGTCTCGGCAGAGGAAtgcaggaggtgcaggaggactTTATTCTGCCCCTAGACAGGAACAGTGTGCTGCCGGACACTTTCACCAGCGCCACCAACACCATCACAGACGGCTCAGTAGACGGAGGCACCGATGGGAACGGAGACCTGGACTGGGCTGACGAGGAACTGTCAATGTCCTTTCATGATGGACTGGATGGCACCATGACGCCATACACTGAGAGGTTGTACACAGATGGCAGCATGACCCCACTGACAGAGGCCAGCTGGATGGATGAGTCCATGACCCCGTCCTCATGCCCCGGGACCCCTGATGTTGCCCTGGACCTGCCCCTGATTCAGAGTCCCAATATAGACAGAGTCTCTGCTTCTGGACAT ATAAAGTCAGTGATTAGGCGCACAAAGGAGACTCCCAATGTTCACCCCATGTACCGAGACGGTCATCTGCGCAGGAAGATGGGACCCGTCATTGTTAACAAGAACACTTCTCAGGACCGTCTCATAGAGGAGCTGCAGGGTAAGCTTGGGATTGGCCGCTCAGAGCGGCGGCGTAAACAGTCTGACGAATGGCTGACTGACGGTGTCATCATCACGTCCAAACCTCAGCGTTTCCGTCCTGATTGGGGCAGCAGTGAGGTCGACAAG ATCATAATCCCCCCTGAGTCTCCTGTCCCTGTGAGGAAGGTGCTCTCACCCGTCTCCCCCCCTACCCCTCGTCGACCCCCTGTTACAGAAGAACCTAAACAGCCGCTCATCCCAGTGCAGCTACCCCCTGTCCCAatacccccacctcctcctccgcctccctctcccccaccaCAGCCTTCCCATATTCAGGAACCAATACCTGTTGCACCTATGCATATAATAAAACCCTCACCTCCACCAGCCCCAATTCAGGAGCCTCCTGCCCCCAAACCAGAGCCCCCTCCCCCTGTCCTTAATACCCCAACACGACCTCCACCGCCAGTGGAGACAGTTCCACTAGTTCCACCCAAAGTCCTGGTTTCTGTAGGCTGCCAAACAGAGTATGACCCCATCTTCTCCCCAATGCAG attatgGCTCAAGGAAAAGGTGGAGTTCCTGGTGGGCCTCCAACACAGGTCAACAAGCTGGACAACATGCTCGGTAGCCTGAAGTCTGACCTCAACAAACTTGGGGTGCAGACGGTACCTAAGGGAATGTGTGGTGCCTGCTGTAAGCCGATTGTTGGACAG GTGGTGACAGCCATGGGACGCACGTGGCACCCTGAACACTTTGTGTGCACTCACTGTCAAGAGGAGATCGGTTCCAGGAACTTTTTTGAGCGTGATGGTCAGCCCTACTGTGAGAAAGATTACCATCATCTGTTTTCCCCACGATGCTACTACTGCAACGGGCCCATACTGGAT AAAGTTGTGACGGCGCTGGATAGGACATGGCATCCTGAGCACTTCTTCTGCGCTCAGTGCGGATCCTTCTTTGGGACAGAAG GGTTTCACGAAAAGGATGGAAAAGCCTACTGCAGGAAGGATTACTTTGACATGTTTGCACCGAAATGTGGAGGCTGTACTCGAGCGATTCTTGAGAATTACATCTCAGCTCTGAACAGTCTGTGGCATCCAGAGTGTTTTGTTTGCAGG